The following are encoded together in the Corticium candelabrum chromosome 1, ooCorCand1.1, whole genome shotgun sequence genome:
- the LOC134182023 gene encoding complement C1q and tumor necrosis factor-related protein 9-like: protein MNIIVFVAIVCCFLRVRSLTPKTGDSTNSEDPEVQVCQPLKSYLKRTQMVRLDNVSGIGGKGEKGSPGEKGPRGPQGIRGSKGEIGIQGPVGPRGDRGLPGAKGEAGPQGRPGLEMSEDVLKRYFSPVKGLAERMKELEDWKEEWTKNESRVTVAAHLVGSGSWYTISDANSGNYIQPYIRVNGHLVLRIQSYHRYSEAKTKHAGLLQQLKKGDSVDIYGGRYRHYMGSTHSVFGIFKID from the exons ATGAACATTAtcgtcttcgttgcaattgttTGCTGCTTTCTCCGCGTCCG atcATTAACTCCTAAAACTGGAGACTCTACAAACTCTGAAGATCCAGAAGTTCAAGTCTGTCAACCGCTAAAGTCTTATCTCAAACGAACTCAG ATGGTGCGTCTTGACAACGTGTCTGGCATTGGCGGAAAAGGAGAGAAA GGAAGTCCAGGGGAAAAG GGTCCAAGAGGCCCCCAAGGCATTCGAGGATCAAAGGGAGAAATCGGTATCCAAGGTCCAGTAGGTCCTAGG GGTGATCGTGGATTACCCGGAGCAAAGGGAGAAGCCGGACCACAAGGTCGTCCCGGTCTAGAG ATGAGTGAAGATGTGTTGAAACGCTATTTTTCTCCAGTCAAGGGACTGGCAGAGAGG ATGAAAGAACTGGAGGATTGGAAAGAAGag tggacaaagaatgagagtagagtgactgttgcagCACATCTTGTAGGATCAGGCAGTTGGTATACTATATCAG ATGCCAATAGTGGCAATTACATTCAACCTTACATTAGAGTTAATGGCCATCTTGTTTTACGCATTCAAAGCTACCATCGTTATAGTGAAGCCAAAACCAAGCACGCTGGTCTACTGCAGCAGCTGAAAAAAGGTGATAGCGTTGACATATATGGTGGAAGATATCGACACTACATGGGCTCTACTCATTCAGTTTTTGGTATTTTTAAAATCGACTAG
- the LOC134182112 gene encoding uncharacterized protein LOC134182112, whose protein sequence is MSGHLNGCQAKFQEKVPKAAYYHCASHQPNLAISKSSTVPDICCMLSYLKAVGDFFKYYPKRQLHLETTVSKVNVQRKSLGVTEVSPHKVRLMCETRWVERHTILVEFAEMHEPIVNCFETISRNSSREWNAKSVTKANELLKAILSDQFIAAFQTNLYFFVYTKPLSCLLQCSTQDILTAYKEVDVAKRVLKDIRADSSNEYDKVYVSMCTMAKLHGMEELTVPRTCSGQSLRSNIEVENPKTYWRCTTSIPFLDHLIAELSTRFSQLNQQAIKGLRLLPCNLTTLTDGEVAELYKRFHQDLPAAEAFEQEVKLQIEKWKLFPTQLPDNICETLQQANDKLYPNICTLLKLLLVIPVTTASVERGNSSLKYIKSELRTTMLQDRLNALILLFIH, encoded by the coding sequence ATGTCTGGTCACCTAAATGGCTGTCAGGCTAAGTTTCAAGAGAAAGTTCCCAAGGCAGCATATTATCACTGCGCGAGCCATCAACCGAACTTGGCTATTTCCAAGTCATCCACTGTTCCCGACATCTGCTGCATGCTCTCTTATCTAAAGGCTGTAGGTGATTTCTTTAAGTATTACCCCAAAAGACAACTACATCTTGAGACTACAGTTTCGAAGGTAAATGTTCAAAGGAAATCACTTGGAGTCACGGAAGTGTCCCCTCACAAAGTAAGACTGATGTGTGAAACGCGTTGGGTCGAGCGGCATACTATCTTGGTTGAATTTGCTGAGATGCATGAACCTATTGTAAACTGCTTTGAGACTATAAGCAGAAACTCAAGTAGGGAGTGGAACGCCAAGAGCGTGACGAAGGCCAATGAACTTCTCAAAGCTATCTTGTCAGACCAATTTATTGCAGCATTTCAGACAAATCTCTACTTCTTTGTTTATACCAAACCCCTAAGCTGCCTTCTCCAATGCTCGACGCAAGATATTTTGACAGCTTACAAAGAGGTAGACGTTGCTAAGCGTGTTCTCAAGGACATCCGAGCGGATTCCAGCAATGAATACGACAAGGTTTACGTGTCTATGTGTACAATGGCTAAACTGCATGGGATGGAGGAATTGACCGTGCCAAGGACGTGTAGTGGGCAAAGTCTTCGCTCTAACATTGAGGTCGAGAACCCCAAAACCTACTGGAGGTGCACTACATCTATTCCTTTTCTTGACCACCTTATAGCAGAACTTTCCACAAGATTCTCACAACTTAACCAACAGGCTATCAAGGGACTTCGGTTGTTACCTTGTAACTTGACCACTCTAACTGATGGTGAGGTGGCTGAACTGTATAAACGCTTTCACCAAGACCTACCAGCTGCGGAGGCATTTGAACAAGAAGTAAAATTGCAGATTGAGAAATGGAAACTATTTCCTACACAGCTTCCTGACAATATCTGTGAAACTTTACAACAGGCTAACGACAAACTGTATCCTAACATTTGCACATTGCTGAAGCTGCTACTTGTTATTCCTGTCACAACTGCAAGCGTAGAGAGAGGTAACTCATCCCTGAAGTACATAAAGTCGGAGCTACGAACAACAATGTTACAGGACCGACTTAATGCACTTATATTACTGTTTATTCACTAG
- the LOC134187587 gene encoding uncharacterized protein LOC134187587 — protein MPTTHGQERAEQDTRTSGDSTGKVYVALTVGVVVAAFTVSIRLPDACFDGGEAIVTVYAAVRSVFFVLVPAVLSFAYLMKQNCRCQSKLKHRGCGIIDNVFGMLRFAFYYYSEIVLVTVLGLAIVCGNLWMMTVLGRCLEKYSATPKAMENALLGFEFIYMISEYFFISATVLMIVTIWVDNPESQEDLKIGRADPIDTDRASEATITFGASQSTNTCFGRLCSWFLPFDRFLLGYHVISILIMLVSSVADEGTQETTFSALRKCNSTFSKNMSECAREKIDEWTNNIFTPLKVQFCFVTLVFLVSVLMKHISSKRNTSRNKEFNNSMLCNVIPGIVIGVICFGLYGWVSVSVIITSNSTTNATALTMTQNTSEFMNIIERFVIAQVVYEIVLLVAAVIAVGVTIKYCNVKEKQDSGLLKGIDIRDVIVILTSNAVSIHCVFNLVSFGECKDHKDCGSTQEQGLINWQIASLSLDIVEGLLQAYLLLILNSRHPIDVKTGTNCRDISYGIALFFLSLTNLAIGLADCLIELREVRSARGYLIDYSFPTKSWTFVTQAYYPLGVYFRLYSANAFWKRGVKLLNYDNDEESEDTQENS, from the coding sequence ATGCCTACCACTCACGGCCAAGAACGTGCTGAACAGGACACCAGAACAAGTGGTGACTCAACTGGGAAAGTGTATGTTGCTCTCACTGTTGGTGTTGTAGTTGCCGCTTTTACTGTGTCTATTCGGCTTCCTGACGCATGCTTTGATGGTGGAGAAGCGATAGTGACAGTTTATGCTGCCGTGCGAAGTGTTTTCTTCGTGCTTGTACCAGCGGTGTTGAGTTTCGCTTATCTGATGAAACAGAACTGCCGCTGCCAAAGCAAATTGAAACATCGTGGGTGTGGCATTATCGATAATGTTTTCGGAATGCTTAGATTTGCTTTCTACTATTATTCAGAGATAGTTCTAGTGACAGTACTCGGACTAGCTATCGTTTGTGGAAACCTATGGATGATGACTGTCTTGGGACGTTGTCTAGAAAAATATTCAGCAACTCCAAAGGCAATGGAAAATGCACTTCTAGGGTTTGAGTTTATTTACATGATAAGCGAATATTTTTTCATCTCTGCTACTGTCTTGATGATTGTAACAATATGGGTGGACAACCCTGAGTCTCAAGAAGACTTGAAAATTGGTCGAGCTGACCCAATTGATACTGACAGGGCATCTGAGGCAACAATTACTTTTGGGGCATCTCAGTCAACTAACACTTGTTTTGGGCGTCTTTGTAGTTGGTTTTTACCTTTTGATCGTTTTCTTCTTGGGTATCATGTGATATCTATTCTCATAATGCTGGTGTCATCTGTTGCTGATGAAGGCACTCAAGAAACGACTTTTAGTGCCCTCAGAAAGTGCAACAGTACGTTCTCAAAGAATATGAGCGAATGTGCCCGCGAGAAAATTGATGAGTGGACCAACAACATTTTTACGCCGCTCAAAGTGCAGTTCTGTTTTGTTACTCTTGTATTTTTAGTTTCGGTGTTGATGAAGCATATTTCATCAAAAAGGAATACCAGTCGCAATAAAGAATTCAACAATTCAATGTTGTGCAATGTTATTCCAGGAATTGTGATTGGAGTAATTTGTTTTGGTTTGTATGGCTGGGTTTCAGTTAGTGTTATCATCACATCAAattcaacaacaaatgccacTGCCTTGACTATGACACAAAACACGAGTGAATTTATGAACATTATTGAACGTTTTGTGATTGCTCAAGTGGTATACGAAATCGTTTTATTAGTGGCAGCTGTTATTGCAGTGGGTGTTACCATCAAGTACTGTAATGTGAAAGAAAAACAGGATAGTGGTCTTCTCAAAGGAATCGACATTCGTGATGTCATAGTGATCTTGACCTCAAACGCAGTTAGTATTCATTGTGTCTTTAATCTGGTTTCTTTCGGAGAATGTAAAGACCATAAGGATTGCGGCTCGACACAGGAACAAGGTCTAATCAATTGGCAGATTGCAAGTTTGTCACTAGATATTGTGGAAGGTCTTCTTCAAGCATACCTTCTTCTGATATTGAATTCTCGTCATCCAATTGATGTGAAAACAGGAACAAACTGTCGGGATATTTCCTATGGCATTGCGCTATTCTTTCTGAGTCTCACCAATCTCGCTATAGGTTTAGCAGACTGTTTGATAGAATTGAGAGAGGTCAGGTCGGCAAGAGGTTACCTTATTGACTATTCCTTTCCGACCAAGTCTTGGACATTTGTAACGCAAGCGTATTATCCTCTGGGAGTCTACTTTCGATTGTATAGCGCTAATGCGTTTTGGAAGAGAGGCGTCAAATTGCTAAATTATGATAATGATGAGGAGTCTGAGGACACGCAAGAGAATTCATGA
- the LOC134191107 gene encoding uncharacterized protein LOC134191107 isoform X2 — MFILTWKWPYCQPGVLLLVSLSVLVLWISSFASEVCKHSTIQYYKDCHSTKFDKYCRLKENRLARASSFLTPLVIEFCIMSLSTLAELWQETAHRDPKNRDESDNTEDICLSTTPALASHGSGSQEDDKSEDSTRTLVSQHSQKSNSVNDTGSHTTEVVEFHDTVSQDFNPPSDKHQRRGSYGTLTGSRQSRSQDIEDRSPSATAAVDSQNLKPPSDKHKERRSSSTLANISQQTDGQNFNSANDIIEDRASVRLFLWLGVFSVLAIFTIILLFIELNDIIEAASFISEPSTENSVYELPSHHLFSAKLSDNLSKKEECKCDNVSINSPSVDSDNEDESNMHRNFKTYFITKTFINVACATLFVVLWLELSKLNKDANHSFSEISIVCAITVRAVLWALHIIMCNYPII, encoded by the exons ATGTTTATCCTCACTTGGAAGTGGCCGTACTGTCAACCTGGCGTTCTTCTGTTagtaagtttgtctgtcttggtTCTTTGGATCTCTAGTTTTGCTTCGGAGGTTTGTAAGCATTCTACTATACAATACTACAAAGACTGTCACAGTACAAAATTTGACAAGTATTGTCGCTTGAAGGAAAATCGTTTAGCAAGGGCGTCATCATTTTTGACTCCTCTCGTTATTGAATTTTGCATTATGAGTTTGTCCACTCTTGCTGAGCTATGGCAGGAAACCGCTCATCGTGATCCTAAAAATAGGGATGAAAGCGACAATACTGAAGACATATGTTTATCTACCACTCCAGCACTAGCTTCACACGGGTCTGGCAGTCAAGAAGACGACAAAAGTGAGGACAGCACTCGGACACTAGTTTCACAACATAGTCAAAAATCTAATTCTGTAAACGACACAGGTTCACATACCACTGAGGTAGTAGAGTTTCATGACACTGTCAGTCAAGATTTTAACCCACCAAGCGACAAGCATCAGAGGAGAGGTTCATACGGCACTCTGACAGGATCACGACAGTCTCGCAGTCAAGACATTGAGGATAGAAGTCCATCTGCCACTGCGGCAGTAGACAGTCAAAATCTTAAACCACCGAGCGACAAACACAAGGAAAGACGTTCATCTAGCACTCTGGCAAACATTTCACAACAGACTGACGGTCAAAATTTTAATTCTGCAAATGACATAATTGAGGACAGAGCGAGCGTGAGGTTGTTTCTTTGGTTAGGAGTTTTTTCTGTTTTGGCGATTTTTACTATAATTTTGCTTTTCATTGAATTAAACGACATCATCGAAGCTGCTTCGTTTATTTCAGAACCGTCAACAGAAAATTCGGTATACGAACTGCCGTCTCATCATCTCTTTTCTGCAAAGTTATCCGATAACTTAAGCAAGAAAGAAGAGTGTAAATGCGACAACGTTAGTATCAATTCTCCAAGTGTCGACAGTGATAATGAGGACGAGTCCAATATGCACCGTAATTTTAAAACATACTTCATAACGAAAACCTTTATTAATGTAGCTTGTGCAACTCTTTTTGTTGTGCTTTGGCTCGAACTCTCAAAGCTTAATAAAGACGCCAATCATTCGTTTAGT GAGATATCTATTGTTTGTGCGATCACAGTGCGTGCGGTTCTTTGGGCACTGCATATTATTATGTGCAACTATCCGATCATATAA
- the LOC134191107 gene encoding uncharacterized protein LOC134191107 isoform X1 has product MFILTWKWPYCQPGVLLLVSLSVLVLWISSFASEVCKHSTIQYYKDCHSTKFDKYCRLKENRLARASSFLTPLVIEFCIMSLSTLAELWQETAHRDPKNRDESDNTEDICLSTTPALASHGSGSQEDDKSEDSTRTLVSQHSQKSNSVNDTGSHTTEVVEFHDTVSQDFNPPSDKHQRRGSYGTLTGSRQSRSQDIEDRSPSATAAVDSQNLKPPSDKHKERRSSSTLANISQQTDGQNFNSANDIIEDRASVRLFLWLGVFSVLAIFTIILLFIELNDIIEAASFISEPSTENSVYELPSHHLFSAKLSDNLSKKEECKCDNVSINSPSVDSDNEDESNMHRNFKTYFITKTFINVACATLFVVLWLELSKLNKDANHSFSVSDFIIITSCSAVIGYLTLCIAGDIYCLCDHSACGSLGTAYYYVQLSDHITAAIQFFLQGYIVLRVERCKFNGYVSGNGGRWCRILPGLLIFLFAVNALRWGADSFYEMKSVGYFQTQSTIYGKRDWHLITQTFYPLAVYFRFHSAVLFLKAFYHTWLD; this is encoded by the coding sequence ATGTTTATCCTCACTTGGAAGTGGCCGTACTGTCAACCTGGCGTTCTTCTGTTagtaagtttgtctgtcttggtTCTTTGGATCTCTAGTTTTGCTTCGGAGGTTTGTAAGCATTCTACTATACAATACTACAAAGACTGTCACAGTACAAAATTTGACAAGTATTGTCGCTTGAAGGAAAATCGTTTAGCAAGGGCGTCATCATTTTTGACTCCTCTCGTTATTGAATTTTGCATTATGAGTTTGTCCACTCTTGCTGAGCTATGGCAGGAAACCGCTCATCGTGATCCTAAAAATAGGGATGAAAGCGACAATACTGAAGACATATGTTTATCTACCACTCCAGCACTAGCTTCACACGGGTCTGGCAGTCAAGAAGACGACAAAAGTGAGGACAGCACTCGGACACTAGTTTCACAACATAGTCAAAAATCTAATTCTGTAAACGACACAGGTTCACATACCACTGAGGTAGTAGAGTTTCATGACACTGTCAGTCAAGATTTTAACCCACCAAGCGACAAGCATCAGAGGAGAGGTTCATACGGCACTCTGACAGGATCACGACAGTCTCGCAGTCAAGACATTGAGGATAGAAGTCCATCTGCCACTGCGGCAGTAGACAGTCAAAATCTTAAACCACCGAGCGACAAACACAAGGAAAGACGTTCATCTAGCACTCTGGCAAACATTTCACAACAGACTGACGGTCAAAATTTTAATTCTGCAAATGACATAATTGAGGACAGAGCGAGCGTGAGGTTGTTTCTTTGGTTAGGAGTTTTTTCTGTTTTGGCGATTTTTACTATAATTTTGCTTTTCATTGAATTAAACGACATCATCGAAGCTGCTTCGTTTATTTCAGAACCGTCAACAGAAAATTCGGTATACGAACTGCCGTCTCATCATCTCTTTTCTGCAAAGTTATCCGATAACTTAAGCAAGAAAGAAGAGTGTAAATGCGACAACGTTAGTATCAATTCTCCAAGTGTCGACAGTGATAATGAGGACGAGTCCAATATGCACCGTAATTTTAAAACATACTTCATAACGAAAACCTTTATTAATGTAGCTTGTGCAACTCTTTTTGTTGTGCTTTGGCTCGAACTCTCAAAGCTTAATAAAGACGCCAATCATTCGTTTAGTGTCAGTGATTTTATCATCATCACATCATGCAGCGCCGTCATTGGCTATTTGACTTTGTGCATTGCAGGAGATATCTATTGTTTGTGCGATCACAGTGCGTGCGGTTCTTTGGGCACTGCATATTATTATGTGCAACTATCCGATCATATAACAGCCGCAATTCAATTCTTTCTGCAAGGATATATTGTTTTGCGTGTCGAGCGTTGTAAGTTCAATGGTTACGTCAGTGGAAATGGAGGACGATGGTGCAGAATTCTTCCCGGTTTGCTCATTTTCCTCTTTGCTGTAAACGCTCTCAGGTGGGGTGCGGACTCTTTCTACGAGATGAAGTCCGTAGGATACTTTCAGACTCAGTCCACCATCTATGGCAAACGCGATTGGCATCTCATCACTCAGACGTTTTATCCTTTGGCAGTATACTTTAGATTTCATAGCGCTGTTCTTTTTCTAAAAGCATTTTATCATACTTGGCTGGACTGA